One window of Dermacentor albipictus isolate Rhodes 1998 colony chromosome 9, USDA_Dalb.pri_finalv2, whole genome shotgun sequence genomic DNA carries:
- the LOC135914630 gene encoding glycoprotein 3-alpha-L-fucosyltransferase A-like, translated as MADQPSSSRRLSASPSTIVKFRKLRTSSSQSSEHSRCMSVNASAEGDDEVVLLSAQGTAEREPGTEGASGSTTEQPRRGGPSPDRPQHSSGASPRKVVEAAALSRSRQKVHSGPETQGAGHSECEPDDDTELGPGTGVTPGDQPLKRTPSQSSDSSDLFRNYVPRYRRWLERPEFRICLVAIICLVFVTAIIAIVITVIHSLKPTPATPVPLPPWLPWRNRTDDNGLPRLLLWEPRVSRNNSLSLSVDSDAGPWSETIQCELDGRDVEVCEMTNDRSRLMRSDAVVFYAEYLDQYDIPAQRAAPQMWVFWARADPPPMGTGGRLVNSSLPLPLVANLFNWTMGRRDDADVVIPYKTWRCDASADETVSAYQSRLTEQPRRDTAWLVDDCEENRFESEVPHSTVYGEGTVYIRLFPACGASECGSPSECIGYIAQRYHFLVISLEPVCFQSAYELIYEAFKYDVVPVILTPPGATLEVPEHSVVSSAELHGKGQLAKYLRTLLDDPEKYNSYFAWKRNCFVVTTVNLLCPLCHALWETPMRQPPHPNVLEWWTRRNKCRDEPLFGLDSEFIQEL; from the coding sequence ATGGCGGACCAGCCCTCAAGCAGCCGACGGCTCAGCGCATCCCCCTCCACCATAGTTAAGTTCCGCAAATTGCGGACCTCGAGTTCCCAGTCCTCCGAGCATTCGCGGTGCATGTCTGTCAATGCTTCCGCGGAAGGGGACGACGAAGTAGTTCTGCTCAGCGCCCAGGGGACCGCCGAACGCGAACCTGGAACCGAAGGTGCCTCCGGCAGTACGACTGAACAACCCCGACGAGGCGGCCCGTCTCCCGATCGTCCCCAGCACTCGTCTGGCGCCAGCCCGCGCAAAGTGGTCGAGGCGGCGGCTCTGAGCCGCTCGCGCCAGAAGGTTCACAGTGGGCCCGAGACCCAAGGCGCCGGGCACAGTGAGTGCGAGCCCGACGATGATACTGAGCTAGGACCCGGAACTGGCGTAACGCCAGGTGACCAGCCTCTTAAACGCACTCCCTCCCAGTCATCCGATAGCTCGGACTTGTTCCGTAACTATGTGCCCAGGTATCGCAGGTGGTTGGAAAGACCTGAATTTCGCATTTGTTTGGTGGCGATCATATGCCTTGTCTTCGTGACTGCCATCATTGCCATTGTTATCACTGTCATCCACAGCCTGAAGCCTACGCCGGCCACCCCAGTACCGCTACCTCCGTGGCTTCCGTGGCGCAATCGCACGGATGACAACGGGCTCCCGCGCCTACTGCTGTGGGAGCCACGTGTGTCGCGAAATAATTCACTCTCTCTGAGCGTAGATAGCGACGCTGGGCCCTGGAGCGAGACTATTCAGTGCGAGCTCGATGGACGCGATGTCGAAGTATGCGAGATGACGAACGACCGGAGCCGCCTGATGCGGAGTGATGCAGTCGTCTTTTATGCTGAGTACTTGGACCAGTACGACATCCCTGCCCAACGTGCGGCTCCTCAGATGTGGGTATTCTGGGCGCGGGCCGATCCGCCGCCCATGGGAACGGGAGGACGCTTAGTAAATTCATCCCTGCCTCTTCCACTGGTGGCGAACTTGTTCAACTGGACTATGGGCCGCCGTGACGACGCAGACGTTGTGATCCCGTACAAGACGTGGCGTTGCGACGCGTCCGCCGACGAGACAGTCTCGGCTTACCAGTCTCGCCTTACCGAGCAGCCGCGAAGAGACACCGCGTGGTTAGTGGATGACTGTGAGGAAAACCGGTTCGAAAGCGAAGTGCCCCACAGCACCGTCTATGGTGAGGGCACCGTCTACATCCGCCTCTTTCCAGCTTGCGGAGCGTCCGAGTGCGGCTCCCCGTCGGAGTGCATCGGCTACATCGCCCAGCGGTATCACTTCCTAGTGATCTCCCTGGAGCCCGTGTGCTTCCAGAGCGCGTACGAGCTCATCTATGAGGCGTTCAAGTACGACGTCGTTCCCGTCATCCTGACGCCTCCCGGTGCAACACTGGAAGTGCCCGAGCATTCAGTTGTGAGCTCGGCAGAGCTGCATGGTAAGGGGCAACTGGCCAAGTACCTGCGAACCTTGCTTGACGACCCTGAAAAATACAACAGCTACTTCGCATGGAAGCGCAACTGCTTTGTTGTAACTACGGTCAACTTGCTTTGTCCCCTGTGTCACGCACTTTGGGAGACGCCCATGCGACAGCCGCCGCATCCGAACGTCCTGGAATGGTGGACGCGCCGCAACAAGTGCCGGGACGAGCCGCTCTTCGGCCTGGACTCCGAGTTCATACAGGAGCTGTGA